The Sesamum indicum cultivar Zhongzhi No. 13 linkage group LG6, S_indicum_v1.0, whole genome shotgun sequence genome has a segment encoding these proteins:
- the LOC105163449 gene encoding BRCA1-associated RING domain protein 1, translated as MSEAQSATRLLNPWVFHLQKLGLELKCPICLDLLNKPVLLPCNHIFCNFCVPKSCQCPACQQHYTDQDIRYASFLDNIVTIYKSLDATFNSTILPLLSSDSSAPISISTSIDQLRKKPSETATRGKNDYSNALTKCSVSEELDVNHALEMSPGSSPSSADAKNIEDHTNDLNSRHGSTENHRVKKSFGDNLGAATGGVDSNDTFHAREPKRQKKLNYGSPEAALGSHGYRQQTICHSDQAAVSNFSAECKFKEDTSVISSLATCEELYANGSVCAFCHSSKITEGTGLLLHYAAGKEVARGEPDFSKAIPVHSKCIEWSPQVYFVGETIKNLEAELVRSSKLKCSSCGLKGAALGCFAKSCRRSYHVPCALEIPECRWDCDDFLMLCPIHKTIKFPSEKSSSRKRHSGEKCSLSSQIASERLNFWVTSPSGPQKWVLCGSALSSEEKCLMVEFAGICGATVFKFWNPNVTHVIAATDSIGACSRTLKVLMAILNGRWILTMDWIKACVEANGPVDEEPYEVNLDNHGCRNGPRNGRLRASNNAPKLFDGLSFYFNGDFVPSYKDDLLELVRVGGGTIIESTEQTVAQEPNPQMVSTTFVVYSHDHPQGCLATESSSFVLKRLAEAELVAKDMDAQVIPHTWILESIAACRVLPCP; from the exons ATGTCGGAGGCCCAGAGCGCTACGAGGTTGCTGAATCCATGGGTTTTTCATCTCCAGAAGCTTGGACTCGAGCTCAAATGTCCTATCTG TTTGGACTTGCTGAATAAACCTGTCCTGCTTCCTTGCAACCACATCTTCTGCAA TTTTTGCGTACCAAAATCGTGCCAGTGTCCTGCATGCCAGCAACACTACACCGATCAAG ATATCAGATATGCTTCCTTTCTGGACAACATTGTCACCATTTACAAAAGTCTGGATGCTACTTTCAACTCGACTATCTTGCCACTTTTATCTTctg ATTCTAGTGCCCCGATCTCAATCTCAACTTCCATTGACCAATTGAGAAAGAAACCCAGTGAAACAGCAACGAGGGGGAAGAATGATTACAGTAATGCTTTAACTAAGTGCTCAGTATCAGAAGAATTAGATGTGAATCATGCTCTGGAAATGTCGCCGGGCAGCTCTCCTTCATCTGCTGATGCCAAAAATATAGAAGATCATACCAATGATCTGAACTCCAGACATGGG AGTACAGAAAATCATAGAGTCAAGAAATCTTTTGGCGATAATTTAGGTGCTGCCACTGGTGGAGTAGATTCTAATGACACATTTCATGCAAGAGAACCTAAGAGACAGAAGAAGCTGAATTATGGATCACCTGAGGCAGCTTTGGGAAGCCATGGATACAGGCAACAAACTATTTGTCATTCTGATCAAGCTGCAGTTTCCAACTTCAGTGCAGAATGCAAATTTAAGGAAGACACTTCTGTCATTTCTTCCCTTGCAACTTGTGAAGAATTATATGCGAATGGAAGTGTTTGTGCATTTTGCCACTCTTCCAAGATAACAGAA GGGACTGGATTACTGCTGCATTATGCAGCTGGAAAGGAGGTAGCAAGAGGTGAACCTGATTTTTCCAAGGCCATTCCTGTCCACAGTAAATGCATAGAATG GAGTCCTCAAGTTTACTTTGTTGGAGAAACAATTAAGAATTTGGAAGCTGAACTGGTGAGATCTTCTAAGCTCAAGTGTAGCAGCTGTGGGTTAAAGGGAGCAGCACTTGGTTGCTTTGCCAAGTCCTGCAGGAGGAGTTATCATGTGCCTTGTGCTTTGGAAATCCCAGAGTGCAGATGGGATTGT GATGACTTTTTAATGCTATGTCCTATTcacaaaacaattaaatttccAAGTGAAAAGTCCAGCTCTAGGAAGCGTCACAGTGGAGAAAAGTGTTCTCTGTCCAGTCAAAT AGCATCTGAACGGTTGAACTTTTGGGTGACCTCCCCTAGTGGACCTCAAAAATGGGTTTTGTGTGGATCTGCCCTGTCTTCTGAAGAGAAG TGTTTGATGGTCGAGTTTGCTGGAATCTGTGGTGCTACTGTGTTCAAGTTCTGGAATCCAAATGTTACCCATGTGATTGCTGCCACAGATTCAATTGGTGCGTGCAGCAGGACTCTAAAGGTTCTCATGGCAATTCTGAATGGAAGATGGATCCTCACTATGGATT GGATAAAAGCTTGTGTTGAAGCAAATGGTCCTGTGGATGAAGAACCTTATGAAGTTAATCTGGATAATCATGGTTGCCGTAATGGTCCCAGAAATGGCAGATTAAGGGCGTCAAATAAT GCTCCCAAGCTTTTCGATGGTCTGAGCTTTTATTTCAATGGGGACTTCGTCCCATCTTACAAGGATGATCTCTTAGAGTTAGTTAGAGTTGGTGGAGGAACCATTATTGAGAGCACGGAGCAGACAGTTGCACAAGAACCCAATCCACAAATGGTTTCTACAACTTTTGTTGTTTATAGTCACGATCACCCTCAGGGATGTCTAGCAACAGAATCGAGTTCTTTTGTCTTGAAAAGATTAGCAGAGGCGGAGCTTGTGGCAAAAGACATGGATGCGCAGGTCATTCCACACACATGGATCTTGGAGTCAATAGCTGCATGCAGGGTGTTGCCTTGTCCCTAA
- the LOC105163450 gene encoding uncharacterized protein LOC105163450: MGCFLGCFGGAKDRRRRKQRVNRASPQRQGSRVQNVQQESVITAEQTVAETTPTNLVSELRNKPEGVEQLSPSPKKRVTFNSNVTTYEHVPVHESIDSLPECMENVEKEEEGLKASSQSHSSQPISEDDNSVTSSVGSYPPNHRYHNARDSDDEAAEYEDSDFDDLDDSDDEGDYDDEDIDVRIAGQEVWSESVLTASMESRTGNPSSHAIDEEVESPIVKPQLPDEDVKAFGSKPNARDRSDYINSVLNPVENITQWKAAKSKGTHVLKPQKENLTANFEAPRISFSSDPPLVQAPFSFKTQLKNSNQEIPVDASLSNWLVSPEITPPKKTSFSALETITSGRTMSEGCPSVRSFEDRPILGALTVEELRQISPSPSPRKSPSRSPDDMPIIGTVGTYWNHSGSAKRSNSASSFKGIPNTTSKYREDKRVNWHSTPFETRLDRALNRGASEA, translated from the exons ATGGGTTGTTTTCTTGGATGCTTTGGTGGTGCAAAGGATCGCAGGCGCCGGAAGCAGAGGGTTAATCGGGCCAGCCCTCAACGCCAG GGAAGTCGAGTTCAGAATGTTCAACAGGAGAGTGTAATCACTGCGGAGCAGACTGTCGCAGAAACAACTCCCACCAACTTGGTTTCAGAGTTGCG AAATAAACCTGAGGGAGTGGAGCAACTGAGTCCAAGCCCCAAAAAAAGAGTTACATTTAACTCAAATGTCACAACGTACGAGCATGTTCCAGTCCATGAAAGTATTGATTCTCTGCCAGAGTGTATGGAAAATGTTGAGAAAGAAGAGGAGGGTTTGAAAGCATCAAGTCAATCTCATTCATCTCAACCAATATCTGAAGATGACAATTCAGTCACATCCAGTGTTGGATCATATCCTCCCAATCATAGGTACCATAATGCCAGAGACAGTGATGATGAAGCTGCAGAGTATGAAGATAGTGACTTTGATGATTTGGATGATTCGGATGATGAAGGCGattatgatgatgaagatATTGATGTTAGGATTGCTGGCCAAGAAGTGTGGTCTGAATCAGTTTTGACTGCATCAATGGAGTCTAGGACAGGAAATCCTTCATCACATGCCATTGATGAGGAAGTGGAGAGCCCAATTGTGAAACCTCAGCTGCCTGATGAGGATGTCAAGGCATTTGGATCAAAACCTAATGCCAGAGACAGAAgtgattatattaattcagTGCTGAACCCTGTGGAGAATATTACTCAGTGGAAAGCCGCAAAGTCAAAAGGGACACATGTATTGAAGCCACAGAAGGAGAACTTGACTGCAAACTTTGAGGCACCTCGTATATCTTTTAGCTCAGATCCACCATTGGTCCAGGCACCATTCAGTTTCAAAACACaactgaaaaattcaaatcaagaaatacCGGTTGATGCAAGTCTCTCTAATTGGTTGGTTTCTCCTGAAATCACGCCCCCCAAGAAGACTAGTTTCAGTGCCCTTGAGACGATTACATCTGGACGGACCATGTCAGAAGGGTGTCCTTCTGTGAGGAGCTTTGAGGACCGACCAATTTTAGGAGCACTGACAGTTGAGGAGCTAAGGCAAATTTCACCGTCTCCCTCCCCAAGAAAGTCTCCTAGCCGAAGCCCTGATGATATGCCCATTATAGGCACAGTTGGGACCTATTGGAATCATTCAGGTTCGGCAAAGCGCTCCAATTCAGCTTCTTCTTTTAAGGGCATACCAAACACAACCAGCAAGTACAGAGAG gataagagaGTTAATTGGCACTCTACTCCTTTTGAGACAAGATTGGATAGAGCTCTCAACCGAGGTGCGTCTGAAGCTTGA
- the LOC105163451 gene encoding cellulose synthase A catalytic subunit 4 [UDP-forming], with amino-acid sequence MAGLFTGSHGRNDLHVLHAADEHRPPTRGSTTKTCRVCGDEIGLNEDGRVFVACHECGFPVCRPCYDYERSEGHQTCPQCNTRYKRHKGCARVEGDDEDNHDDDDFEDEFQLKNRHHHTLDPHHVELGDHSQHQVHMNGATVRSVAGSVAGKDFEAEKEAYNTEEWKERVEKWKTRQEKRGLITKADDGGHDEDDDDFLIAEARQPLWRKVPIPSRLISPYRIVIVIRFIILCFFFHFRILTPAKDAYPLWIISVICEIWFGLSWILDQFPKWLPINRETYLDRLSLRFEREGEPNQLSAVDFFVSTVDPLKEPPIITANTVLSILSVDYPVEKVSCYVSDDGASMLLFDTLSETAEFARRWVPFCKKYNVEPRAPEFYFSEKIDYLKDKVQPTFVKDRRAMKREYEEFKVRINALVAKAQKKPEEGWVMQDGTPWPGNNTRDHPGMIQVYLGSEGALDIEGKELPRLVYVSREKRPGYQHHKKAGAMNALVRVSAVLTNAPFILNLDCDHYLNNSKAVREAMCFLMDPQIGKKLCYVQFPQRFDGIDRHDRYANRNVVFFDINMKGLDGIQGPVYVGTGCVFNRQALYGYDPPASEKRPKMTCDCWPKWCCCCCGGSRKSKDKKKGLKSLLGLGGLYSKKKKMMGKQYTRRSSGPAFDLEEIEEGLEGYDELEKSSLMSQKNFEKRFGMSPVFIASTLMEDGGLPEGTSQTSLIKEAIHVISCGYEEKTEWGKEIGWIYGSVTEDILTGFKMHCRGWRSVYCSPKRPAFKGSAPINLSDRLHQVLRWALGSVEIFLSRHCPLWYGYGGKLKWLERLAYINTIVYPFTSIALLAYCVLPAVCLLTGKFIVPTLNNLASIWFIALFLSIIVTGVLELRWSGVSIEDWWRNEQFWVIGGVSAHLFAVFQGLLKVLAGVDTNFTVTAKAADDAEFGELYLFKWTTLLIPPTTLIIINMVGVVAGVSDAINNGYGSWGPLFGKLFFAFWVIVHLYPFLKGLMGRQNRTPTIVVLWSILLASIFSLVWVRIDPFLPKQTGPILKQCGVEC; translated from the exons ATGGCTGGTCTCTTCACTGGCTCTCATGGCCGCAACGATCTCCACGTCCTGCATGCTGCCGATGAG CACCGGCCTCCAACACGCGGATCCACAACCAAAACATGTCGGGTTTGTGGGGACGAGATTGGACTGAACGAGGACGGAAGGGTTTTCGTGGCTTGCCACGAGTGTGGATTCCCAGTCTGTCGACCTTGCTACGACTACGAGAGGAGCGAAGGCCACCAGACCTGCCCTCAATGCAACACGCGCTACAAGCGTCATAAAG GTTGTGCTAGGGTTGAAGGAGATGATGAAGACaatcatgatgatgatgacttTGAAGATGAATTTCAGCTCAAGAATCGCCATCATCACACTCTTGATCCTCACCATGTG GAACTTGGAGACCACAGTCAGCATCAAGTTCATATGAATGGAGCAACCGTTCGTTCTGTTGCTGGAAGTG TTGCAGGTAAAGATTTTGAAGCTGAAAAAGAAGCTTACAACACTGAGGAATGGAAGGAGAGAGTGGAGAAATGGAAAACCAGACAAGAAAAGAGAGGTCTTATTACCAAAGCAGATGATGGTGGacatgatgaagatgatgatgactTCCT TATTGCTGAAGCCCGGCAACCACTCTGGCGAAAAGTCCCGATTCCTTCGCGCTTGATCAGCCCTTATCGCATAGTCATTGTCATTCGGTTCATCATTCTGTGtttcttcttccattttaGAATCTTGACACCAGCAAAAGATGCTTATCCCTTATGGATTATCTCTGTGATATGTGAGATATGGTTTGGTTTGTCCTGGATTCTTGATCAGTTCCCAAAATGGTTACCCATTAACCGTGAAACTTATCTTGATCGCCTCTCGTTGAGGTTTGAACGTGAGGGTGAGCCCAATCAGCTGTCCGCGGTTGATTTCTTTGTGAGCACAGTGGACCCTCTTAAGGAACCTCCCATTATTACAGCAAACACGGTGCTGTCAATCTTGTCTGTTGATTATCCAGTGGAGAAGGTGAGTTGCTATGTGTCGGATGATGGTGCCTCCATGCTTCTATTTGATACATTGTCTGAAACTGCTGAGTTCGCGAGGAGGTGGGTGCCGTTCTGCAAGAAGTATAACGTTGAACCGAGGGCACCTGAGTTCTACTTCTCTGAGAAAATTGACTACCTGAAAGATAAGGTTCAGCCTACTTTTGTAAAGGATCGCAGGGCCATGAAG AGAGAATACGAAGAGTTCAAAGTGAGAATCAATGCATTGGTGGCTAAAGCTCAGAAGAAACCAGAAGAAGGATGGGTTATGCAAGATGGGACTCCATGGCCAGGGAACAACACTCGTGATCACCCTGGCATGATTCAg GTATATTTGGGAAGTGAAGGTGCACTTGATATTGAAGGTAAGGAGCTACCACGGTTAGTGTACGTCTCACGTGAGAAACGACCAGGCTACCAGCACCATAAGAAAGCTGGTGCAATGAATGCTCTG GTCCGAGTTTCTGCAGTGCTCACTAATGCACCATTCATATTGAACCTGGATTGTGATCATTACCTCAATAACAGCAAAGCTGTAAGGGAAGCCATGTGCTTTTTGATGGATCCGCAAATAGGGAAGAAGCTCTGTTATGTTCAGTTCCCACAGAGATTTGATGGTATTGATAGACACGATAGATATGCCAATCGGAACGTCGTATTCTTTGAT ATCAACATGAAAGGTCTGGATGGCATCCAAGGGCCTGTATATGTTGGCACTGGATGTGTCTTTAACAGGCAGGCATTATACGGCTACGATCCCCCTGCATCTGAGAAGCGTCCCAAGATGACATGCGACTGCTGGCCCAAGTGGTGCTGCTGTTGTTGTGGTGGATCAAGGAAGTCTAAGGATAAGAAGAAAGGACTTAAGTCTTTACTTGGGCTTGGAGGACTATAtagcaagaagaagaaaatgatggGCAAGCAGTACACTCGTAGATCATCTGGACCAGCTTTTGATCTTGAGGAAATTGAAGAAGGGCTGGAAGGATATGATGAATTGGAAAAATCATCACTCATGTCCCAAAAGAATTTCGAAAAACGGTTTGGAATGTCGCCAGTTTTCATTGCTTCTACTCTCATGGAAGATGGTGGTCTTCCTGAGGGGACCAGCCAGACATCATTAATCAAAGAAGCCATTCATGTTATTAGCTGTGGCTATGAAGAAAAAACCGAATGGGGGAAGGAG ATTGGATGGATTTACGGTTCAGTTACAGAAGATATTCTGACAGGTTTCAAGATGCATTGTAGAGGATGGAGGTCTGTTTACTGTTCACCAAAGAGACCTGCTTTCAAGGGATCAGCTCCCATCAATCTGTCTGATAGATTACACCAAGTTCTGAGATGGGCTCTTGGTTCGGTTGAAATCTTCCTTAGTCGTCATTGTCCACTTTGGTATGGCTATGGAGGAAAACTTAAATGGCTTGAAAGACTTGCTTATATTAACACCATTGTGTACCCGTTCACTTCCATTGCTCTGCTAGCCTATTGCGTACTGCCGGCTGTGTGTCTTCTTACTGGAAAATTTATTGTTCCAACT TTGAATAACCTAGCAAGCATATGGTTTATCGCGCTTTTCCTCTCCATCATAGTAACCGGCGTGCTTGAGCTCCGATGGAGTGGAGTTAGCATAGAGGATTGGTGGCGCAATGAGCAATTCTGGGTCATTGGTGGTGTATCGGCACATCTTTTTGCAGTTTTCCAAGGTCTTCTCAAGGTCCTTGCTGGAGTAGATACAAATTTCACCGTCACAGCAAAAGCAGCCGATGATGCTGAGTTTGGGGAGCTCTACCTCTTCAAATGGACAACGCTTCTCATTCCTCCAACAACATTGATAATCATTAATATGGTCGGTGTGGTGGCTGGAGTTTCTGATGCCATCAACAATGGATATGGCTCTTGGGGTCCTCTATTCGGGAAACTATTCTTTGCCTTTTGGGTCATTGTTCATCTCTATCCATTCCTTAAGGGGTTGATGGGAAGGCAAAACAGGACTCCTACAATTGTGGTTCTCTGGTCAATTCTTCTGGCTTCAATCTTCTCACTTGTTTGGGTTAGAATTGATCCTTTCTTGCCCAAGCAAACTGGCCCTATACTCAAACAATGTGGTGTGGAGTGCTGA